The genomic region AGACTTTTTCACCTTATCAATTAACTTATTAAGTTTCACAAGCATATATTGGTCTACTTCACGTAAATTTTCAAATGAGACAGCATCTGATTCATGATTGTAATCAGCAACATTTCCTAGTAAGAAACGGAACGTATTACGGATTTTACGATACACTTCAGATACTTGCTTCAAGATTGCATCTGATACACGAACATCGGATTGATAATCTACTGATGCAACCCATAGACGCAGGATATCAGCACCTAATTGGTTCATTACCTTGTTAGGGACAATTACGTTTCCAAGAGATTTACTCATTTTACGACCTTCACCGTCTAATACAAATCCGTGACTTAGTACTCCCTTATACGGAGCTTTACCAGTTACTGCAACACTTGTTGACAAGGAAGAGTTAAACCAGCCACGATATTGGTCAGAACCCTCTAAATATAAGTCTGCTGGTCTTTGTAAATCATCTCTTTCTTCTAGAACAGATTGATGAGAAGACCCTGAATCAAACCAAACATCCATGATATCTGTTTCTTTCGTAAACGTGCCATTTGGACTTGATGGATGGGTGAAACCTTCAGGTAATAAATCTTTGGCTTCTTTTTCGAACCATACATTTGAACCGTGTTGTCTGAATAGGTTTGAAACATGTTCGATCGTTTCATCTGTGATAATTGGTTCACCAGTTTCTCCATAAAACACAGGAATCGGAACACCCCAAGCACGTTGACGAGAAATACACCAATCTCCACGATCACGAACCATGTTAAATAGTCTTGTTTCTCCCCATGCAGGCACCCACTTTGTTTCTTGAACAGCTTCTAATAATTCTTGTCTGATGTTAGCAATTGATGCAAACCATTGAGCTGTCGCACGGAAAATTGTCGGCTTCTTCGTTCTCCAATCATGTGGATAAGAGTGAGTGATAAATGATAGCTTTAATAATGCCCCAGCTTCTTGAAGCTTTTCTGTAATTGGCTTATTCGCCTGATCATAAAATAATCCTTCAAATCCTGGTGCTTCATTTGTCATATGACCCTTCTCATCAACCGGGCATAGTACGTCTAATCCGTATCTTTGACCAACAATGAAGTCATCTTCACCATGTCCAGGTGCAGTGTGTACGCATCCTGTACCTGATTCAGTCGTAACATGTTCTCCAACCATAACTAATGAGTCACGGTCATATAATGGATGCTTTGCTACTACTTTGTCTAGATCAATACCTTTTACTGTTTTAACAACCTGAACTTCATCCCATTCAAGTACCTTTGTTACTTCTTCTAATAATGCTGAAGCAACAACATACTTCACACCACTTACAGTCACTACACTATACTCTAAGTCAGGGTGTAATGAGATTCCAAGGTTGGCTGGAATTGTCCATGGAGTTGTTGTCCAGATGATGATTTTCTCATCTCCTTCTAGAACTCCTTTGCCATCCTTTACATCAAAAGCTACATAAATGGATGCAGATCGCTTATCTTGGTATTCAATTTCTGCTTCTGCAAGAGCAGATTCACTAGAAGGTGACCAGTATACAGGCTTAAGTCCCTTGTAGATATAACCTTTTTTGGCCATTTCTCCGAAAACTTTGATTTGCTGTGCTTCATATTCAGGTTTTAATGTGATATAGGGATTAAACCAGTCACCACGAACACCTAAGCGCATGAATTGTTCACGTTGATTATCAATTTGGTCATAGGCATATTCCTCACAAAGCTTACGGAATTCAGCTACTGATAATTCTTTTCTGTTCACCTTTTTGTTTTTCGTTAGTGCTGTTTCAATTGGAAGTCCATGAGTATCCCAACCAGGTACATAAGGTGCACAATATCCAGTCATTGATTTATATCTGACAATGAAATCCTTTAGGATTTTATTAAGTGCATGCCCAATATGGATGTCTCCATTTGCGTATGGAGGTCCATCGTGTAAAACGTATAATGGTTGATCTTTTGTACGCTCTTGAACTTTTGCATATATATCCATTTCAGCCCATCTTGACTGAATTTCCGGCTCACGAGCTGGTAGATTCCCTCGCATCGGAAATTCTGTTTTTGGCATGAGTAACGTATCTTTGTAATCCATTTCCATTCCTCCATTTTTCTATCATTCTCATCTTAACCTAAAGGTGTTTGATGTAATCAAACCATAGGGATGAACAATCGTAAAAAAGAAAATAAAAAAAGCCCTTCTCTCCCAAAAAGGGACGAGAAGGACTCGCGGTACCACCCTTATAGACTAAACCTTTAAACGGTAAGTCCACTCAGCATTCGTAACGGGAATGATTCGCCATGTCCTACTGCAATGTTCAGCATGGAACTCAAGGGTGATTTTCACTCTATTACACTGTACCGAGCTCACACCATCCTCGATTCGCTTTTCGCAGTGGGCTAAAAGAGAGTTACTGTCCCTATCAACGTCTATACATTTCTTCACTAATTCACAATTGTTGTTAATGAATTATATGAAAAAAAAGGTATTTCGTCAAGACTATTAATCAATATCAGCATCCATTTGTGGAACTTTAACTTCCTTGTTTAATTCCATTAATTCATCCCAGTCATCTGTATCCAGCATTTCTAATTGTGCTTGAATCAACATTCTGAAACGATTACGGAATACTTTAGATTGTTTCTTTAACTCATCAATTTCAATTGCAACTTTTCTAGCCTTTGCTAACGATTCGTTGATGATGCGATCTGAATTTTTTTCTGCTTCTTTAACGATTAGCTTTGCTTCTTTTGTTGCATTTCGTTTTACTTCTTCTGCCGTCTCTTGTGCGATTAAAATAGACTTATTTAAAGTCTCTTCGATGTTTGAAAAATGACCGAGCTTTTCTTTTTGATCGTTAAGCTTCTCTTCCAGCTCTTTTTTCTCACGAATGACCATTTCATAGTCTTTAATGACTTGGTCTAAAAACTCATTTACTTCGTCTTCATCATAGCCACGAAATCCTCTAGAAAACTCTTTATTATGAATATCCAATGGTGTTAAAGGCACGTATGCCACCTCCAGCTAATCTCTTTTATATGGAACTTAGTATTTCACCTAGTGGACACAAGGTGCTGCCAAGTTTTTAAACAATTTTTATCTAAATTCGACAAAAACATTCAATTTCCTTCTTATTTTAGAAAGTTTTTATATATTTATTTTGATTTCGTCAGCTTTATTCTCCACTTGTCTTTTTTTGTTTTACCTTCGACTGTTGTTAATTTACATCTCCCATGACCTCTTACGGAAATCATATCTCCTTCTTGACATTCAAAGGCTGTTTCCTCGGTTTTTCTCCAATTCACCTTTACTAGTCCTGCGGTAATAAGGGGTGCTGCCTTAGACCTTGATAAATGAAAGGCCTCAGCAATGATAACATCTAATCTCATAGATGAAACTGTACAAGATTCTTCTCTCCAGTTTTCAGCTATATGTATCATTTCAGTAAGGTCCATTTCAATAAGTTTAACTTTTGCTCTACCAATTGATTGTAGATTCAAGGATATATAATCTGCGACTTCCTGTGCAATGACAATTTGTAATCTTTGTTCATCCGTTACAATATCTCCAAATTTTGATCGTTTTAAGCCAAGTGACATTAGTGAACCCAACACTTGGGGGTGTTCAATATTTACAAACTTACGCGGATAATCAATTTCAAATAACTTGATAGAATAGTCGTCTTTTTCGGGTTCATAATAGCTAGGATAAAGAAGTGCCCTTTTTCGCTCAAGATGATCAGCACCACCAAAAAACTGAACAAGTACTTCAGTTATTGAACCAATTACACTTCTTACAATTTGTTGTTCTCTTGGGTCTAAAAAATCCGTCAATTTCGGACTATAGGAATGTGAGACATACTCTTTCCACTCTAAAACTTGATCAATAAAGGCATGCTCTTCCG from Bacillus sp. BGMRC 2118 harbors:
- the ileS gene encoding isoleucine--tRNA ligase, with product MDYKDTLLMPKTEFPMRGNLPAREPEIQSRWAEMDIYAKVQERTKDQPLYVLHDGPPYANGDIHIGHALNKILKDFIVRYKSMTGYCAPYVPGWDTHGLPIETALTKNKKVNRKELSVAEFRKLCEEYAYDQIDNQREQFMRLGVRGDWFNPYITLKPEYEAQQIKVFGEMAKKGYIYKGLKPVYWSPSSESALAEAEIEYQDKRSASIYVAFDVKDGKGVLEGDEKIIIWTTTPWTIPANLGISLHPDLEYSVVTVSGVKYVVASALLEEVTKVLEWDEVQVVKTVKGIDLDKVVAKHPLYDRDSLVMVGEHVTTESGTGCVHTAPGHGEDDFIVGQRYGLDVLCPVDEKGHMTNEAPGFEGLFYDQANKPITEKLQEAGALLKLSFITHSYPHDWRTKKPTIFRATAQWFASIANIRQELLEAVQETKWVPAWGETRLFNMVRDRGDWCISRQRAWGVPIPVFYGETGEPIITDETIEHVSNLFRQHGSNVWFEKEAKDLLPEGFTHPSSPNGTFTKETDIMDVWFDSGSSHQSVLEERDDLQRPADLYLEGSDQYRGWFNSSLSTSVAVTGKAPYKGVLSHGFVLDGEGRKMSKSLGNVIVPNKVMNQLGADILRLWVASVDYQSDVRVSDAILKQVSEVYRKIRNTFRFLLGNVADYNHESDAVSFENLREVDQYMLVKLNKLIDKVKKSYETYDFAAVYHAVHNFCTIELSSFYLDFAKDILYIEAKDQHDRRCIQTVLYESLLALTKLVSPILSHTADEVWAYIPNMKEESVQLVDMPNSIEIEKAEELEQKWDHFMELRDAVLKALEVARNEKVIGKSLTASVTLYTNDRSGELLESIKEDLKQLFIVSHVEKAGSLEQAPDNAQVFEEVAIVVSAAQGETCERCWVVTPTVGQNEEHPTLCTRCASVINTSYSA
- a CDS encoding RNA-binding protein, which encodes MSIYQHFRPEEHAFIDQVLEWKEYVSHSYSPKLTDFLDPREQQIVRSVIGSITEVLVQFFGGADHLERKRALLYPSYYEPEKDDYSIKLFEIDYPRKFVNIEHPQVLGSLMSLGLKRSKFGDIVTDEQRLQIVIAQEVADYISLNLQSIGRAKVKLIEMDLTEMIHIAENWREESCTVSSMRLDVIIAEAFHLSRSKAAPLITAGLVKVNWRKTEETAFECQEGDMISVRGHGRCKLTTVEGKTKKDKWRIKLTKSK
- a CDS encoding DivIVA domain-containing protein, giving the protein MPLTPLDIHNKEFSRGFRGYDEDEVNEFLDQVIKDYEMVIREKKELEEKLNDQKEKLGHFSNIEETLNKSILIAQETAEEVKRNATKEAKLIVKEAEKNSDRIINESLAKARKVAIEIDELKKQSKVFRNRFRMLIQAQLEMLDTDDWDELMELNKEVKVPQMDADID